A DNA window from Sphingopyxis macrogoltabida contains the following coding sequences:
- a CDS encoding ribonuclease J, which produces MTTPGKELLFLALGGSGEIGMNANLYGCDGKWIMADLGVTFGSHDYPGIDIVMPDLEFIEDRKKDLLGIVLTHGHEDHIGAIPYLAADLGVPLYANRFTAGLIAHKLAEEGLEKEVEIKVVDIDASFRIGPFGIRLVPLAHSILEMSAVVIDTPYGRVFHTGDWKLDEEPILGQPATAAALTAIGDEGVDVLVCDSTNAFNAEASGSEGGLREGLTQAVGAAKGRVVVTTFASNAARLATLGAVAKATGRTLCVAGRSLDRILGVARSVGYLKDFPPTVDFDEAMRLPRDKLMVIATGGQGEPRAALARMASDGHQIKLEAGDTVVFSSKQIPGNEVAIGRIMNQLAAKDVLTVTEKQAHIHVSGHPGQPELAALYGWLRPKLVVPVHGEIRHMHEQARFALEQGVPDALIQENGDLVRLSPGPAKIVERVRSGRLILDGDVILPADGETINERRKLALNGQISVAVIFSDKRFVDSAVSYRGVPVEDERETFVDELREAAEQAATGPARDEEKLREAIRLGVRRVATNWTGKKPVVDVMLVDI; this is translated from the coding sequence ATGACCACCCCCGGCAAGGAGTTGCTTTTCCTCGCATTGGGGGGCTCGGGCGAGATCGGCATGAATGCCAATCTCTATGGCTGCGACGGCAAATGGATCATGGCCGACCTTGGCGTGACCTTCGGCAGCCACGATTATCCCGGCATCGACATCGTCATGCCCGACCTCGAATTCATCGAGGACCGCAAGAAGGATTTGCTCGGCATCGTGCTGACCCATGGGCACGAGGACCATATCGGCGCGATTCCTTATCTGGCCGCCGACCTTGGCGTGCCGCTCTATGCCAACCGGTTCACCGCGGGGCTGATCGCGCACAAGCTTGCCGAGGAAGGGCTGGAGAAAGAGGTCGAGATCAAGGTCGTCGATATCGACGCCAGTTTCCGGATCGGGCCCTTCGGCATCCGGCTCGTCCCGTTGGCGCATTCGATCCTCGAAATGAGCGCGGTGGTGATTGACACGCCCTATGGCCGCGTTTTCCATACCGGCGACTGGAAGCTCGACGAGGAACCGATCCTTGGGCAGCCCGCGACCGCCGCGGCGCTGACCGCGATCGGCGACGAGGGCGTCGATGTGCTCGTCTGCGATTCGACCAATGCGTTCAACGCCGAGGCGTCGGGCAGCGAGGGCGGGCTGCGCGAGGGGCTGACTCAGGCGGTCGGCGCGGCAAAGGGCAGGGTGGTCGTCACCACCTTCGCCTCGAACGCCGCGCGGCTGGCGACGCTGGGCGCGGTGGCCAAAGCGACCGGGCGGACCTTGTGCGTCGCGGGCCGCTCGCTCGACCGCATCCTCGGCGTCGCGCGCTCGGTCGGCTATCTCAAGGATTTCCCGCCGACGGTCGATTTTGACGAGGCGATGCGGCTGCCGCGCGACAAGCTGATGGTGATCGCCACCGGCGGGCAGGGCGAACCGCGCGCGGCGCTGGCGCGCATGGCTTCCGACGGGCACCAGATCAAGCTCGAGGCCGGCGATACCGTCGTCTTTTCGTCGAAGCAGATTCCCGGCAACGAGGTCGCGATCGGGCGGATCATGAACCAGCTCGCCGCGAAGGACGTGCTGACGGTGACCGAAAAGCAGGCGCATATCCACGTCAGCGGCCATCCGGGCCAGCCCGAACTGGCGGCGCTTTACGGTTGGCTCAGGCCCAAGCTGGTCGTGCCGGTGCACGGCGAGATCCGCCATATGCACGAACAGGCGCGCTTCGCACTAGAACAAGGCGTGCCCGATGCGCTGATCCAGGAAAATGGCGATCTCGTCCGCCTGTCGCCGGGGCCCGCGAAAATCGTCGAGCGTGTGCGTTCGGGGCGACTCATCCTCGACGGCGACGTGATCCTGCCCGCCGACGGCGAGACGATCAACGAGCGGCGCAAGCTGGCGCTCAACGGCCAGATTTCGGTCGCGGTGATCTTTTCGGACAAGCGCTTCGTCGACAGCGCGGTGAGCTATCGCGGCGTTCCGGTCGAGGACGAGCGCGAAACCTTCGTCGACGAGCTTCGCGAAGCCGCCGAGCAGGCGGCGACCGGCCCGGCCCGCGACGAGGAAAAGCTGCGCGAGGCGATCCGGCTCGGCGTGCGGCGCGTTGCGACCAACTGGACGGGCAAGAAACCCGTCGTCGACGTCATGCTCGTCGATATCTGA
- a CDS encoding DUF1467 family protein → MKWTSALAIYLLFWAFSAFFVLPFHGRRTSDDQTPLVRGQEPGAPAAFRPRRILLQMTIVATVAFGLYYLAYVNGWADPDVLSGRA, encoded by the coding sequence ATGAAATGGACCTCGGCACTCGCCATCTATCTGCTGTTCTGGGCGTTCAGCGCCTTTTTCGTGCTGCCGTTTCACGGGCGCCGGACGAGCGATGACCAAACGCCGCTGGTGCGCGGGCAGGAACCGGGAGCGCCGGCCGCCTTCCGGCCGCGACGCATCCTGCTGCAAATGACGATCGTCGCGACGGTCGCCTTCGGCCTCTATTACCTTGCCTATGTGAACGGCTGGGCCGACCCCGACGTACTGAGCGGGCGGGCTTGA
- the nuoL gene encoding NADH-quinone oxidoreductase subunit L codes for MIQAIVFLPLLAALVAGLGQRVIGPFASKIVTTGALFVSCALSWPIFLSFVAGTGEAGVTPVLHWVSSGALQFNWELRVDTLTSVMLVVITTVSALVHLYSWSYMEEDPDQPRFFAYLSLFTFAMLMLVTANNLVQMFFGWEGVGLASYLLIGFWYKKPSANAAAIKAFVVNRVGDLGFMLGIFGTFLVFGTVSIPEILAAAPGMAGSTITFMGMRLDTMTILCLLLFVGAMGKSAQLGLHTWLPDAMEGPTPVSALIHAATMVTAGVFMVCRLSPMFETAPIALGVVTFVGAATCLFAATVGTTQWDIKRVIAYSTCSQLGYMFFAAGVGAYGAAMFHLFTHAFFKALLFLGAGSVIHSMHHEQDMRYYGGLRKHIPITFWAMTMGTLAITGVGIAGVAGFAGFHSKDGILEAAFAAGGGGQIAFWVGIFAALLTSFYSWRLVFLTFYGKPRWEQSEHIQHAVHDDHGHGHDDHAHAAHDDHHHDAHHGSSSDGTAGYHPHESPLPMLIPLIVLSIGAVFAGFVFAHPFIYPEEGLAFWKGSIAFDEHLMHAAHEVPTWVKWTPFTVMAIGLFLAWNSYIRNTSLPGRFVAQFKLLHQFLYNKWYFDELYNILFVKPAFAIGRFFWKRGDEGTIDRFGPDGAAALVQGGTRLAVRLQSGYVYGYAFVMLLGLVGLASWAMVNFL; via the coding sequence GTGATCCAGGCGATCGTTTTCCTGCCGCTGCTCGCGGCGCTTGTCGCAGGGCTCGGCCAGCGGGTCATCGGCCCGTTCGCGTCGAAAATCGTCACCACGGGCGCGCTGTTCGTCAGCTGCGCGCTCAGCTGGCCGATCTTCCTGTCGTTCGTGGCGGGAACGGGCGAAGCCGGGGTGACGCCGGTGCTGCACTGGGTTTCATCGGGCGCGCTGCAGTTCAACTGGGAACTGCGCGTCGATACGCTGACCTCGGTGATGCTCGTCGTGATCACGACGGTGTCGGCGCTCGTCCACCTCTATAGCTGGAGCTATATGGAGGAAGACCCGGACCAGCCGCGCTTCTTCGCCTATCTGTCGCTCTTCACCTTCGCGATGCTGATGCTCGTGACCGCGAACAATCTCGTCCAGATGTTCTTCGGCTGGGAAGGCGTCGGCCTCGCATCCTACCTGCTCATCGGTTTCTGGTACAAAAAGCCGAGCGCCAATGCGGCGGCGATCAAGGCGTTCGTCGTCAACCGCGTCGGCGATTTGGGCTTCATGCTAGGCATCTTCGGCACCTTCCTGGTGTTCGGTACCGTGTCGATCCCCGAGATTCTTGCCGCTGCGCCGGGCATGGCTGGCTCGACGATCACCTTCATGGGGATGCGGCTCGACACGATGACGATCCTCTGCCTGCTGCTGTTCGTCGGCGCGATGGGCAAGTCGGCGCAGCTCGGCCTGCACACCTGGCTTCCCGACGCGATGGAGGGCCCGACCCCGGTGTCGGCGCTGATCCACGCCGCGACGATGGTTACCGCAGGCGTCTTCATGGTCTGCCGCCTGTCGCCGATGTTCGAGACCGCACCGATCGCACTCGGCGTCGTCACCTTCGTCGGTGCCGCGACCTGCCTGTTCGCCGCGACGGTCGGCACGACGCAGTGGGACATCAAGCGCGTCATCGCCTATTCGACCTGTTCGCAGCTCGGTTACATGTTCTTTGCCGCGGGCGTCGGCGCCTATGGCGCGGCGATGTTCCACCTGTTCACGCACGCCTTCTTCAAGGCGCTGCTGTTCCTTGGCGCCGGCTCGGTCATCCACTCGATGCACCACGAACAGGACATGCGCTATTACGGCGGCCTCAGAAAGCATATCCCGATCACCTTCTGGGCGATGACGATGGGCACGCTGGCGATCACCGGCGTTGGCATCGCGGGCGTCGCGGGCTTTGCCGGCTTCCACTCGAAGGACGGCATCCTCGAGGCGGCGTTCGCTGCCGGCGGCGGCGGTCAGATCGCTTTCTGGGTCGGTATCTTCGCGGCGCTGCTCACCAGCTTCTATTCGTGGCGGCTCGTTTTCCTGACCTTCTACGGCAAGCCGCGCTGGGAGCAGAGCGAGCATATCCAGCACGCGGTGCATGACGACCATGGCCACGGCCATGACGATCACGCGCATGCGGCGCACGACGATCACCACCATGACGCACATCATGGATCTTCGAGCGACGGCACGGCGGGTTATCACCCGCACGAAAGCCCGTTGCCGATGCTGATCCCGCTGATCGTGCTGTCGATCGGCGCCGTGTTCGCAGGCTTCGTCTTCGCGCACCCGTTCATCTATCCCGAAGAAGGCCTTGCCTTCTGGAAGGGCAGCATCGCGTTCGACGAGCATCTGATGCACGCCGCGCACGAGGTGCCGACCTGGGTCAAGTGGACGCCGTTCACGGTGATGGCGATCGGCCTGTTCCTCGCGTGGAACAGCTATATCCGCAACACCAGCCTGCCGGGACGTTTCGTGGCGCAGTTCAAGCTGCTCCACCAGTTCCTGTACAACAAATGGTATTTCGACGAGCTCTATAACATCCTGTTCGTGAAGCCCGCCTTCGCGATCGGCCGCTTCTTCTGGAAGCGCGGGGATGAAGGCACCATCGACCGCTTCGGTCCCGATGGCGCCGCGGCGCTCGTGCAAGGGGGGACCCGTCTCGCGGTCCGGCTGCAATCGGGTTATGTTTATGGATATGCGTTCGTGATGCTGCTCGGTCTTGTCGGCCTCGCCAGCTGGGCCATGGTGAATTTCCTGTGA
- a CDS encoding NADH-quinone oxidoreductase subunit M, whose product MSGGLPILSLMLAVPLVAAVLCIYAGDRNARLIALAATLVDFVLGCVLWAQFDIGGAQWQFTERADLFGRFQWALGIDGMALMLIMLSVFLMPLCILASWDAIKSRVGLYMAMFLIMETIMIGVFCAQDLLLFYIFFEAGLIPMYFIIGIWGGANRIYAAFKFFLYTLLGSVLMLVAMIAMIREAGTTDIPTLLAYNFPPEMQTWLWLAFFASLAVKMPMWPVHTWLPDAHVQAPTAGSMILAGVLLKLGAYGFLRFMMPMFPDASAQLMWIVFALSMVAVVYTSLVALVQNDMKKLIAYSSVAHMAIVTAGLFAFNQQGIEGALIIMLSHGVVSAALFFCVGVIYDRLHTREIDRYGGLAVNMPAYALFFMLFTMASIGLPGTSGFVGEFLSLLGIYEASSVVAFVCTTGIILGAAYMLYLYRRVVFGELTKDDVKAMPDLTAREWTIMAPLAAVALWMGVYPESFLAPMRGDVTTVVARLAPAKPAGDAHLAAAKPKAAKAHEGEAAHGSSHAGGVQ is encoded by the coding sequence GTGAGCGGCGGTCTTCCCATCCTCTCGCTGATGCTCGCGGTGCCGCTGGTTGCGGCCGTCCTCTGCATCTATGCCGGTGACCGCAACGCGCGGCTGATCGCGCTCGCCGCGACCCTGGTCGATTTCGTGCTCGGCTGCGTCCTCTGGGCGCAGTTCGACATCGGGGGGGCGCAGTGGCAGTTCACCGAACGCGCCGACCTGTTCGGGCGTTTCCAGTGGGCGCTTGGCATCGACGGCATGGCGCTGATGCTGATCATGCTCAGCGTCTTCCTGATGCCGCTTTGCATCCTCGCAAGCTGGGACGCGATCAAGAGCCGTGTCGGCCTCTACATGGCGATGTTCCTGATCATGGAAACGATCATGATCGGCGTGTTCTGCGCGCAGGATTTGCTGCTGTTCTACATCTTTTTCGAAGCCGGACTGATCCCGATGTATTTCATCATCGGTATCTGGGGCGGTGCGAACCGCATCTATGCGGCGTTCAAATTCTTCCTCTACACGCTGCTCGGATCGGTGCTGATGCTCGTCGCGATGATCGCGATGATCCGCGAAGCGGGGACGACCGACATCCCGACGCTGCTCGCCTATAATTTCCCGCCGGAAATGCAGACATGGCTGTGGCTTGCCTTCTTTGCCAGCCTCGCGGTCAAGATGCCGATGTGGCCCGTCCACACATGGCTTCCCGACGCGCATGTGCAGGCACCGACCGCCGGCTCGATGATCCTCGCGGGCGTGCTCCTGAAGCTCGGCGCCTATGGCTTCCTGCGCTTCATGATGCCGATGTTCCCCGACGCGTCGGCGCAGCTCATGTGGATCGTCTTCGCGCTGTCGATGGTCGCGGTGGTCTACACCAGCCTCGTCGCTCTGGTGCAGAATGACATGAAGAAGCTGATCGCTTACTCGTCGGTTGCCCATATGGCGATCGTCACTGCGGGCCTCTTCGCGTTCAACCAGCAGGGGATCGAAGGCGCGCTGATCATCATGCTCAGCCATGGTGTCGTCTCGGCCGCGCTCTTCTTCTGCGTCGGCGTAATCTACGACCGGCTCCACACGCGTGAGATCGACCGTTACGGCGGGCTCGCGGTGAACATGCCGGCCTATGCGCTGTTCTTCATGCTGTTCACCATGGCGTCGATCGGCCTGCCGGGCACGTCGGGCTTCGTCGGCGAATTCCTGAGCCTGCTCGGCATCTATGAAGCGTCGAGCGTCGTGGCGTTCGTGTGCACCACCGGCATCATCCTCGGTGCCGCCTATATGCTCTATCTCTACCGCCGGGTCGTGTTCGGCGAACTGACCAAGGACGATGTGAAGGCGATGCCCGACCTGACCGCACGCGAATGGACGATCATGGCGCCGCTCGCCGCCGTGGCGCTGTGGATGGGCGTCTATCCCGAAAGCTTCCTCGCGCCGATGCGCGGCGACGTGACGACGGTGGTCGCGCGCCTCGCGCCCGCCAAGCCCGCCGGCGACGCGCATCTTGCCGCAGCCAAGCCGAAGGCGGCCAAGGCGCATGAAGGCGAAGCGGCCCACGGATCGAGCCACGCAGGAGGCGTCCAATGA
- the nuoN gene encoding NADH-quinone oxidoreductase subunit NuoN → MTADLALIWPELILTIGGLITLMLGTFAGDRQVGLYQGASLLTLAAAAAAVVALFGVNATVFSGTLSVDGFGGFAKLLIYAASFVCILVAPRFFTGGMRAEYPVLILFAALGMGIMASSRDLMTLYVGLELNSLAAYVLASFMRTDERSSEAGLKYFVLGALASGMLLYGISLLYGFSGTTDFAGIAARMGGEINIGLIFGIVFVLAGLGFKISAVPFHMWTPDVYEGAPTPVTTFFASAPKVAAMALTTRVVIDAMGPAVGAWQQIIIFLALASIILGAVGAIGQKNIKRLLAYSSINNVGFMLIGLAAGTQQGVEGVLTYLLVYVVTTLGAFLVVLQLRDAEGNQVESIPALAGLSQRRPGLAAAMAVFLFSLAGIPPLFGFWPKYLVFEAAVNANLVPLAVAGIVASVIGAFYYIAIIKTMYFDDKSDVEVTGGGNVVEGTIVAVSALWLSVIGYLFIPMLAIASAGAASVLF, encoded by the coding sequence ATGACCGCCGATCTCGCGCTCATCTGGCCCGAGCTGATCCTGACGATCGGCGGGCTTATCACCCTGATGCTCGGCACCTTCGCGGGTGACCGGCAGGTCGGCCTGTATCAGGGGGCGTCGTTGCTGACGCTCGCCGCCGCCGCGGCGGCGGTCGTGGCGCTGTTCGGCGTCAACGCAACCGTCTTTTCGGGCACGCTGTCGGTCGACGGTTTCGGCGGTTTCGCCAAGCTGCTGATCTATGCCGCGAGCTTCGTCTGCATCCTCGTCGCGCCGCGCTTCTTCACCGGCGGCATGCGCGCCGAATATCCGGTGCTGATCCTATTCGCAGCGCTCGGCATGGGCATAATGGCGTCGTCGCGCGACCTGATGACGCTCTATGTCGGGCTCGAGCTCAACAGCCTTGCCGCCTATGTGCTCGCCAGCTTCATGCGCACCGACGAGCGGTCGAGCGAAGCGGGGCTCAAATATTTCGTCCTCGGCGCGCTCGCATCGGGCATGCTGCTTTACGGCATCTCGCTGCTTTACGGCTTTTCAGGCACTACCGATTTTGCCGGTATCGCGGCGCGGATGGGCGGCGAGATCAATATCGGGCTGATCTTCGGCATCGTCTTCGTGCTCGCGGGGCTCGGCTTCAAGATCAGCGCCGTGCCGTTCCATATGTGGACCCCCGACGTCTATGAAGGCGCGCCGACGCCGGTGACGACCTTCTTCGCCAGCGCCCCGAAAGTGGCGGCGATGGCGCTGACGACGCGCGTCGTGATCGACGCGATGGGGCCTGCGGTCGGAGCCTGGCAGCAGATCATCATCTTCCTCGCGCTCGCGTCGATCATCCTCGGCGCGGTTGGCGCGATCGGCCAGAAGAATATCAAGCGCCTGCTTGCCTATTCGTCGATCAACAACGTCGGCTTCATGCTGATCGGCCTCGCTGCCGGGACGCAGCAAGGGGTCGAGGGCGTGCTGACCTATCTGCTCGTCTATGTCGTGACGACGCTCGGCGCTTTCCTCGTCGTTCTGCAACTGCGCGACGCCGAGGGCAATCAGGTCGAAAGCATCCCGGCGCTCGCCGGCCTGTCGCAGCGCCGCCCGGGGCTTGCCGCGGCGATGGCGGTGTTCCTGTTCAGCCTTGCCGGCATCCCGCCGCTGTTCGGTTTCTGGCCGAAGTATCTGGTGTTCGAGGCGGCAGTGAACGCCAACCTCGTACCGCTTGCGGTTGCCGGTATCGTCGCTTCGGTGATCGGCGCCTTTTATTATATCGCGATCATCAAGACGATGTATTTCGACGACAAGTCGGACGTCGAAGTCACCGGCGGCGGCAATGTCGTCGAGGGTACGATCGTCGCGGTCAGCGCGCTGTGGCTGTCGGTGATCGGCTATCTGTTCATTCCCATGCTGGCGATCGCTTCGGCGGGCGCCGCGTCGGTGCTGTTCTGA
- a CDS encoding biotin--[acetyl-CoA-carboxylase] ligase has product MAVGDRLSVHSHAGDRFGGRRVGAVLIPPIERVAQTGSTNADLLARLAGGEHVGEGHWLVADRQTAGRGRLGRGWNDGQGNFMGSTVVHLTAGDPSPATLALVAGVALAKAVTAMAPGLDARLKWPNDLLVDGAKCAGILMERTGNAVVIGIGVNLVAAPELPDRPTAALAAKGAVLDRDRFAEALAIAMVDILWTWRQEGVDSIVRAWLPQGHPVGTPLRVSEQGIDGSFDGLAPDGALRLRRADGEVMLIHAGDVELRRPVEGN; this is encoded by the coding sequence GTGGCTGTCGGTGATCGGCTATCTGTTCATTCCCATGCTGGCGATCGCTTCGGCGGGCGCCGCGTCGGTGCTGTTCTGATCCCCCCGATCGAGCGGGTAGCGCAGACAGGTTCGACCAACGCCGACCTGCTGGCGCGACTGGCGGGCGGCGAGCATGTCGGCGAGGGCCATTGGCTCGTCGCCGACCGCCAGACCGCCGGCCGCGGCCGCCTGGGCCGCGGCTGGAACGACGGGCAGGGCAATTTCATGGGCTCGACCGTCGTCCACCTGACCGCCGGCGATCCGTCGCCCGCGACGCTCGCGTTGGTCGCGGGGGTCGCCTTGGCGAAAGCGGTGACGGCGATGGCGCCGGGGCTCGACGCCCGGCTCAAATGGCCGAACGACCTGCTTGTCGACGGCGCCAAATGCGCCGGCATATTGATGGAGCGCACGGGCAATGCGGTGGTGATCGGGATCGGCGTCAATCTGGTCGCCGCGCCCGAACTGCCCGATCGCCCGACGGCGGCGCTCGCCGCCAAGGGCGCGGTGCTCGACCGCGATCGCTTCGCCGAGGCCCTGGCGATCGCGATGGTCGATATATTATGGACATGGCGGCAGGAGGGTGTCGACAGCATCGTCCGCGCCTGGCTGCCGCAAGGCCATCCGGTCGGGACCCCGCTCCGCGTGTCGGAGCAGGGCATCGACGGTAGTTTCGACGGGCTCGCGCCCGACGGCGCGCTGCGCTTGCGCCGCGCCGACGGGGAGGTCATGCTGATCCATGCCGGGGACGTCGAGCTGCGCCGCCCGGTCGAGGGGAATTGA
- the nuoK gene encoding NADH-quinone oxidoreductase subunit NuoK, with amino-acid sequence MISVGHYLAVSAVLFTLGVLGIFINRKNIIVILMAIELILLAVNINLVAFSAALGDLVGQVFSMFVLTVAAGEAAIGLAILVIYFRGRGTIAVDDANRMKG; translated from the coding sequence GTGATTTCGGTCGGCCATTATCTCGCCGTTTCGGCGGTGCTGTTCACGCTGGGCGTGCTCGGCATCTTCATCAACCGCAAGAATATCATCGTCATCCTGATGGCGATCGAGCTCATCCTGCTGGCGGTGAACATCAACCTCGTCGCGTTCAGCGCGGCGCTGGGCGATCTCGTCGGGCAGGTTTTCTCGATGTTCGTGCTGACCGTTGCCGCGGGTGAAGCGGCGATCGGTCTTGCCATTCTCGTTATCTATTTCCGCGGCCGCGGCACCATTGCCGTCGACGATGCCAACCGGATGAAGGGGTAA
- the nuoI gene encoding NADH-quinone oxidoreductase subunit NuoI, with protein MSYVAHLVKSFTLWEFVKAHALTLKYFFKPKATINYPFEKNPLSPRFRGEHALRRYPNGEERCIACKLCEAVCPAQAITIEAEPRDDGSRRTTRYDIDMTKCIYCGFCQEACPVDAVVEGPNFEFATETREELLYDKAKLLANGDKWERAIAANLAADAPYR; from the coding sequence ATGAGTTACGTCGCCCATCTCGTCAAAAGCTTCACCTTGTGGGAGTTTGTGAAGGCGCATGCCCTCACGCTGAAATACTTCTTCAAGCCGAAGGCGACGATCAACTATCCGTTCGAGAAGAACCCGCTCAGCCCGCGCTTTCGCGGCGAGCATGCGCTGCGCCGTTATCCGAACGGCGAGGAACGCTGCATCGCGTGTAAGCTGTGCGAAGCGGTGTGCCCGGCGCAGGCGATCACGATCGAGGCCGAGCCGCGCGACGACGGCTCGCGCCGCACGACGCGCTACGACATCGACATGACCAAATGCATCTATTGCGGCTTCTGTCAGGAAGCGTGCCCGGTCGATGCGGTGGTCGAGGGGCCGAACTTCGAATTCGCGACCGAAACGCGCGAGGAGCTGCTCTATGACAAGGCCAAGCTGCTCGCCAACGGCGACAAATGGGAACGCGCGATCGCGGCGAATCTTGCCGCCGACGCGCCCTATCGATAA
- a CDS encoding type III pantothenate kinase: MLLAIDVGNTNAKFALFRDTELLARWRIATDDRRTADEYMVWLDQLLRIEGHDRAGVSDVIISTVVPRALHNLQLLAHKYFGVDALVAGRDPVTWGIALKVDEPQSVGADRAVNAISAQAVAPGRDKLVISFGTATTLDHIGPDGAYLGGIIAPGVNLSLESLVAAAAKLPRIAIEAPETDSVIGRTTESQMLIGVYWGYVSMMEGLIARMKAEIGKPLTVIATGGLATLFQEQAQLFDRIEPDLTLNGLMHLYNQRKQDR; this comes from the coding sequence ATGCTGCTCGCGATCGATGTCGGAAACACCAACGCCAAATTCGCGCTGTTCCGCGACACCGAACTGCTCGCGCGCTGGCGGATCGCGACCGACGATCGCCGCACCGCGGACGAGTATATGGTCTGGCTCGACCAGCTCCTGCGCATCGAGGGACATGACCGCGCCGGGGTAAGCGATGTGATCATTTCGACCGTCGTGCCGCGCGCGCTCCACAATCTGCAACTGCTCGCGCATAAATATTTCGGCGTCGACGCGCTGGTCGCGGGGCGTGACCCGGTAACATGGGGCATCGCGCTGAAGGTCGACGAACCGCAGTCGGTCGGCGCCGACCGGGCGGTGAACGCGATCTCGGCGCAAGCCGTCGCGCCGGGCAGGGACAAGCTCGTCATCAGCTTCGGCACCGCGACGACGCTCGACCATATCGGGCCGGATGGCGCCTATCTTGGCGGCATCATCGCACCGGGCGTGAATCTGTCGCTCGAATCGCTGGTCGCGGCGGCGGCGAAGCTGCCCCGCATCGCCATCGAAGCGCCCGAAACCGATAGCGTCATCGGGCGCACCACCGAAAGCCAGATGCTGATCGGCGTCTATTGGGGCTATGTCTCGATGATGGAAGGCCTGATCGCGCGAATGAAAGCCGAGATCGGCAAACCGCTTACCGTCATCGCGACGGGCGGCCTTGCGACGCTGTTCCAGGAACAGGCACAGTTGTTCGACCGTATCGAGCCCGATTTGACGCTCAACGGGTTGATGCATCTCTATAACCAACGGAAGCAGGACAGATGA
- a CDS encoding NADH-quinone oxidoreductase subunit J gives MIQLFAFYLFATIVIASAAMVIFARNPVHSVMWLILAFFNAAGLMLLAGAEFIAMLLVIVYVGAVAVLFLFVVMMLNIDFAELRAGFVRYLPLGALVAIILAAELVFAVGAWSAGGVDLAARAAPVVSDKSNIQQIGELLYTRYIFLFEAAGIVLLVAMIGAIVLTHRTRGGVRIQNISAQNRRRPEDATRLVDPGTGQGVEL, from the coding sequence ATGATCCAGCTCTTCGCTTTTTACCTCTTCGCGACCATCGTCATCGCCTCGGCGGCGATGGTGATTTTCGCGCGCAACCCGGTCCACAGCGTGATGTGGCTGATCCTCGCCTTCTTCAACGCGGCGGGGCTGATGCTGCTCGCGGGCGCCGAATTCATCGCGATGCTGCTCGTCATCGTCTATGTCGGCGCGGTCGCGGTGCTGTTCCTGTTCGTCGTGATGATGCTGAACATCGATTTCGCCGAACTGCGCGCCGGTTTCGTGCGGTACCTGCCGCTTGGCGCGCTCGTCGCGATCATTCTCGCCGCTGAACTGGTGTTCGCGGTCGGTGCGTGGAGTGCCGGCGGGGTCGACCTTGCCGCGCGGGCCGCGCCGGTGGTCAGCGACAAGAGCAATATCCAGCAGATCGGCGAACTGCTCTACACGCGTTACATCTTCCTGTTCGAGGCGGCGGGCATCGTCCTGCTCGTCGCGATGATCGGCGCGATCGTGCTGACGCATCGCACGCGCGGCGGGGTGCGCATCCAGAATATCTCGGCGCAGAACCGGCGCCGTCCCGAGGATGCGACACGCCTTGTCGATCCGGGCACCGGGCAGGGGGTTGAACTGTGA